The Streptomyces sp. NBC_01275 genome has a segment encoding these proteins:
- the pstS gene encoding phosphate ABC transporter substrate-binding protein PstS: protein MKLQRMNRRALSLGALAVSGALALTACGSDDTGSSSGSSSSATAAAGSIKCDDAKGQLLADGSSAQKNAIDAWVKNFTQACSGVQVNYKGSGSGAGVTAFTQGQVAFAGSDSALKPEEVTASKSVCSGGQGIDLPMVGGPIAVAFNVSGVDKLTLDAATIAKIFNGKITNWNDKAIATLNPDAKLPDLKIQPYHRSDESGTTDNFTKYLIATAKTDWPYSGGKAWQAKGGQSAAGSSGVAQGVKQTNGAIGYMELSYAKDGLNPVAIDTGASAPVEASSDGATKAIADAKVVGTGSDLSLQLNYATKADGAYPITLVTYEIVCDKGNKAATLPATKAFLRYIASEDGQGILSGIDYAPVPDAIISKVRTTIEGLS from the coding sequence GTGAAGCTTCAGCGCATGAACCGGCGGGCCCTCTCCCTCGGTGCTCTCGCCGTCTCCGGCGCCCTGGCCCTCACGGCGTGCGGCTCCGACGACACCGGCTCGAGCAGCGGCAGCAGCAGCTCCGCCACGGCCGCCGCGGGCTCCATCAAGTGTGACGACGCCAAGGGCCAGCTCCTCGCCGACGGCTCCTCCGCGCAGAAGAACGCGATCGACGCCTGGGTCAAGAACTTCACGCAGGCCTGCAGCGGCGTCCAGGTGAACTACAAGGGCTCCGGCTCGGGCGCCGGCGTCACCGCGTTCACACAGGGCCAGGTCGCCTTCGCCGGCTCGGACTCCGCGCTGAAGCCCGAAGAGGTCACCGCCTCCAAGTCGGTCTGCTCCGGCGGCCAGGGCATCGACCTGCCGATGGTCGGCGGCCCGATCGCCGTCGCGTTCAACGTGTCGGGCGTGGACAAGCTCACCCTGGACGCCGCGACGATCGCCAAGATCTTCAACGGCAAGATCACCAACTGGAACGACAAGGCCATCGCGACGCTCAACCCCGACGCGAAGCTGCCCGACCTGAAGATCCAGCCGTACCACCGCTCGGACGAGTCCGGCACCACGGACAACTTCACCAAGTACCTGATCGCCACCGCCAAGACCGACTGGCCCTACTCCGGCGGCAAGGCCTGGCAGGCCAAGGGCGGCCAGTCCGCGGCCGGCTCCTCCGGCGTCGCGCAGGGCGTCAAGCAGACCAACGGCGCCATCGGCTACATGGAGCTGTCGTACGCCAAGGACGGTCTGAACCCCGTCGCCATCGACACCGGCGCCTCCGCCCCGGTCGAGGCCTCCTCCGACGGCGCCACCAAGGCGATCGCGGACGCCAAGGTCGTCGGCACCGGCAGCGACCTCTCGCTCCAGCTGAACTACGCGACCAAGGCCGACGGCGCCTACCCGATCACCCTGGTCACGTACGAGATCGTCTGCGACAAGGGCAACAAGGCCGCCACCCTGCCGGCCACCAAGGCGTTCCTGCGCTACATCGCCAGCGAGGACGGCCAGGGCATCCTCTCGGGCATCGACTACGCGCCCGTCCCCGACGCCATCATCTCCAAGGTCCGCACCACCATCGAGGGCCTGAGCTGA
- a CDS encoding NUDIX hydrolase, with the protein MSSPNDDGADIPATGSTDDTVQAAGCVLWRRSPVDGELEVCLVHRPKYDDWSHPKGKLKHGEAPLAGALREVEEETGYRAAPGTRLPTVDYEANGRPKQVRYWAAEAVAGAFAPNDEVDRLLWLPPPAARVRLTQPRDRTLVDALLDVLHAA; encoded by the coding sequence ATGAGCTCTCCGAACGACGACGGCGCCGACATCCCGGCGACCGGGAGCACCGACGACACCGTCCAGGCGGCCGGCTGCGTCCTGTGGCGGCGATCCCCCGTCGACGGTGAACTGGAGGTGTGCCTCGTTCACCGACCCAAGTACGACGACTGGTCGCACCCCAAGGGCAAGCTGAAGCACGGCGAGGCCCCCCTGGCCGGCGCACTGCGCGAGGTCGAGGAGGAGACGGGCTACCGCGCCGCGCCCGGTACCCGCCTGCCCACGGTGGACTACGAGGCGAACGGCCGCCCCAAGCAGGTCCGCTACTGGGCTGCCGAGGCGGTCGCCGGCGCCTTCGCCCCGAACGACGAGGTGGACCGGCTGCTGTGGCTCCCCCCGCCGGCCGCCCGCGTCCGGCTCACCCAGCCGAGGGACCGCACCCTCGTGGACGCGCTGCTGGACGTCCTGCACGCGGCATGA
- the pstC gene encoding phosphate ABC transporter permease subunit PstC, protein MDISTQKTDTDDTPPPTAPQTALEQKRAARGATRPGDRIFLGLSRGSGIFLLVVMAAIAAFLTYRAFLAISKDDANFLTTFEWNTGLVPPKFGIAVLAFGTVVSSIIAMVIAVPIAVAIALFITHYAPRRLSGPISYVIDLLAAVPSIVYGLWGALILVPHMDGLFGWLNDYFGWTGVFSWDEGAPRSMLTVGVLLAIMILPIITNVSREVFRQVPRMHEEAALALGATRWEVVRISVIPFGRSGVISASMLGLGRALGETMAVATVLSPDFDIHASLLNPGGGTFAQNIASKFNEATEFGRDALIASGLVLFVITLLVNGAARMIIARRSEYSGANA, encoded by the coding sequence ATGGACATATCGACGCAGAAGACAGACACGGACGACACTCCGCCCCCCACCGCCCCGCAGACCGCGCTCGAGCAGAAGCGCGCGGCCCGCGGCGCCACCCGACCCGGCGACCGGATCTTCCTCGGTCTCTCCCGCGGCTCGGGCATCTTCCTGTTGGTGGTCATGGCCGCGATCGCGGCCTTCCTCACCTACCGCGCCTTCCTCGCCATCAGCAAGGACGACGCCAACTTCCTCACCACCTTCGAGTGGAACACCGGCCTGGTCCCGCCGAAGTTCGGCATCGCGGTCCTGGCCTTCGGCACGGTCGTGTCGTCGATCATCGCCATGGTCATCGCGGTCCCGATCGCGGTGGCCATCGCCCTGTTCATCACGCACTACGCCCCGCGTCGGCTGAGCGGCCCGATCTCGTACGTGATCGACCTGCTCGCCGCCGTCCCGTCCATCGTGTACGGCCTGTGGGGCGCGCTGATCCTCGTCCCGCACATGGACGGCCTGTTCGGCTGGCTGAACGACTACTTCGGCTGGACCGGGGTCTTCTCCTGGGACGAGGGCGCGCCGCGTTCGATGCTCACCGTCGGCGTCCTCCTGGCGATCATGATCCTGCCGATCATCACCAACGTCAGTCGCGAGGTGTTCCGCCAGGTCCCGCGGATGCACGAGGAGGCGGCCCTGGCGCTGGGCGCCACCCGCTGGGAGGTCGTCCGGATCTCGGTGATCCCCTTCGGCCGCTCCGGAGTGATCTCGGCGTCGATGCTGGGCCTGGGCCGAGCGCTGGGCGAGACCATGGCGGTGGCCACCGTCCTCTCCCCGGACTTCGACATCCACGCCAGCCTGCTGAACCCGGGCGGCGGCACCTTCGCCCAGAACATCGCCAGCAAGTTCAACGAGGCGACGGAGTTCGGCCGTGACGCGCTCATCGCCTCCGGTCTCGTCCTCTTCGTCATCACCCTGCTGGTCAACGGCGCGGCACGCATGATCATCGCCCGCCGCAGTGAGTACTCGGGGGCCAACGCATGA
- a CDS encoding CHAD domain-containing protein: MRALRLHRETGGGGGGAGGSANGTADAVDAARALRRSARRISGSLHTFHPLLDPAWSEEIRPELAWVSGTLALEHAYEARLERLLLALHRLSGSTTVPPQPSGAPTGAPGASGASGASGASGASGASGASITTLSASGRSGTAMSARPSAAAPGTTPTRQAPPAPDRGSLTVGAAKAGALLDRQLTLARTRAHSTALQALGSSRFHAVADKVAVLASEVPLTPAAPATDLHLLATAAEERLADAVGVLPLVTAGSPYNAEALVHGLSPDPAPHPQDAPWHQVRLLLRLHRYACEVRHGRGTPLDVRTLSAGQALDRHRDASEAASAAAQAARTPRIAPATAYALGVLHADQRHEVEAARYAFQRSWQKQILGTP, encoded by the coding sequence CTGCGCGCACTGCGCCTGCACCGGGAGACCGGAGGCGGAGGCGGAGGCGCGGGCGGGTCCGCGAACGGCACGGCGGACGCGGTCGACGCGGCGCGCGCCCTGCGCCGCTCGGCCCGCCGCATCAGCGGCAGCCTGCACACCTTCCACCCGCTCCTGGACCCCGCCTGGTCCGAGGAGATCCGCCCCGAACTGGCCTGGGTGTCGGGCACGTTGGCCCTGGAGCACGCCTACGAGGCCCGCCTGGAAAGGCTGTTGCTGGCACTGCACCGCCTGTCCGGCTCGACGACGGTGCCGCCCCAGCCGTCCGGCGCCCCCACGGGTGCACCCGGTGCGTCCGGTGCGTCCGGTGCGTCCGGTGCGTCCGGTGCGTCCGGTGCGTCCGGTGCGTCCATTACGACCTTGAGCGCATCCGGCAGATCCGGTACGGCCATGAGCGCTCGCCCCTCCGCAGCGGCGCCCGGCACCACCCCGACCCGTCAGGCGCCGCCCGCCCCGGACCGCGGCAGCCTCACCGTGGGCGCGGCCAAGGCAGGCGCCCTCCTCGACCGCCAGCTGACCCTCGCCCGCACCCGGGCCCACAGCACCGCCCTCCAGGCGCTCGGCTCCTCCCGCTTCCACGCGGTCGCCGACAAGGTCGCCGTACTGGCCAGCGAGGTCCCCCTGACCCCCGCCGCCCCCGCCACCGACCTCCACCTGCTCGCCACCGCCGCCGAGGAGCGCCTCGCGGACGCCGTCGGCGTGCTCCCCCTGGTCACCGCGGGCAGCCCGTACAACGCGGAGGCCCTGGTGCACGGCCTCTCCCCGGACCCGGCCCCGCATCCGCAGGACGCCCCCTGGCACCAGGTCCGCCTCCTGCTGCGCCTGCACCGCTACGCGTGCGAGGTCCGCCACGGCCGCGGCACGCCCCTGGACGTCCGGACGCTCTCCGCCGGCCAGGCCCTCGACCGGCACCGCGACGCGTCGGAGGCGGCGTCCGCGGCGGCCCAGGCGGCCCGTACGCCCCGCATCGCGCCGGCCACGGCGTACGCGCTCGGCGTGCTGCACGCCGACCAGCGGCACGAGGTGGAGGCCGCGCGGTACGCGTTCCAGCGGTCGTGGCAGAAGCAGATCCTCGGCACTCCCTGA
- the pstB gene encoding phosphate ABC transporter ATP-binding protein PstB, whose protein sequence is MAKRIDVSGLTAYYGSHKAIEDISMTVEPRSVTAFIGPSGCGKSTFLRTLNRMHEVTPGGRVEGKVLLDDEDLYGHGIDPVSVRREIGMVFQRPNPFPTMSIFDNVAAGLRLNGSYKKSELADVVEKSLKGANLWNEVKDRLNKPGSGLSGGQQQRLCIARAIAVEPKVLLMDEPCSALDPISTLAIEDLIGELKERFTIVIVTHNMQQAARVSDRTAFFNLSAVGQPGKLIEIDETERIFSNPSVQATEDYISGRFG, encoded by the coding sequence ATGGCCAAGCGAATCGACGTAAGCGGACTGACCGCCTACTACGGATCCCACAAGGCGATCGAAGACATCTCGATGACGGTCGAGCCGCGCTCGGTGACGGCGTTCATCGGCCCGTCCGGCTGCGGCAAGTCGACGTTCCTGCGCACGCTGAACCGTATGCACGAGGTGACCCCCGGCGGCCGCGTCGAGGGCAAGGTCCTCCTGGACGACGAGGACCTCTACGGCCACGGCATCGACCCGGTGTCGGTCCGCCGCGAGATCGGCATGGTCTTCCAGCGCCCGAACCCGTTCCCCACGATGTCGATCTTCGACAACGTGGCGGCGGGCCTGCGCCTGAACGGCTCGTACAAGAAGAGCGAGCTCGCGGACGTGGTCGAGAAGTCCCTGAAGGGCGCCAACCTCTGGAACGAGGTGAAGGACCGCCTGAACAAGCCGGGTTCGGGCCTGTCCGGCGGCCAGCAGCAGCGCCTCTGCATCGCCCGAGCGATCGCGGTGGAACCGAAGGTCCTCCTCATGGACGAGCCGTGCTCGGCCCTGGACCCCATCTCCACCCTCGCGATCGAGGACCTCATCGGCGAGCTGAAGGAACGCTTCACGATCGTCATCGTGACGCACAACATGCAGCAGGCCGCCCGCGTCTCCGACCGCACCGCGTTCTTCAACCTCTCGGCAGTGGGCCAGCCCGGCAAGCTGATCGAGATAGACGAAACCGAACGCATCTTCTCCAACCCGTCGGTCCAGGCCACCGAGGACTACATCTCGGGCCGCTTCGGCTGA
- the pstA gene encoding phosphate ABC transporter permease PstA, giving the protein MSHASAVAEKRPSTLQGASLPKWSPWAIAGGSIVLAVLIGLVGGLDSKVQWGLIAGLLFIFGTFGIAARIEGRRQAKDRVATSLVWVAFILAVVPLVSLLWTTIVRGVKVLDFYFLTHSMGVVADSEPGGGIYHAILGSLEQVGLATLIGAPIGILTAIYLVEYGRGALAKAVTFFVDVMTGIPSIVAGLFILSLMLMFDMQPFGFAGSLALAILMMPVVVRSTEEMLKLVPNELREASLALGVPKWRTILKVVVPTSIGGIITGVMLSIARIAGETAPVLLLVFGNPFINANPFEGAQASLPLYIYQQYSQSAGSTAAYDRAWAASLTLIAFVMILNLVARGIARWKAPKTGR; this is encoded by the coding sequence ATGAGCCACGCAAGCGCAGTCGCGGAGAAGCGCCCCAGCACCCTGCAAGGCGCCAGCCTCCCCAAGTGGTCCCCCTGGGCCATCGCCGGCGGCTCGATCGTCCTCGCCGTCCTCATCGGACTGGTGGGCGGCCTGGACAGCAAGGTCCAGTGGGGCCTGATCGCCGGCCTCCTCTTCATCTTCGGCACGTTCGGCATCGCCGCGAGGATCGAGGGCCGCCGCCAGGCGAAGGACCGAGTGGCGACGAGCCTGGTCTGGGTGGCCTTCATCCTGGCCGTGGTCCCGCTGGTCTCCCTGCTCTGGACGACGATCGTCCGGGGCGTGAAGGTCCTGGACTTCTACTTCCTCACCCACTCCATGGGCGTGGTCGCCGACTCCGAGCCGGGCGGCGGCATCTACCACGCCATCCTCGGCAGCCTGGAGCAGGTCGGCCTGGCCACCCTCATCGGCGCCCCGATCGGCATCCTGACGGCGATCTACCTGGTGGAGTACGGCCGAGGCGCGCTGGCGAAAGCCGTGACCTTCTTCGTGGACGTCATGACGGGCATCCCGTCGATCGTCGCGGGCCTCTTCATCCTCAGCCTGATGCTGATGTTCGACATGCAGCCCTTCGGCTTCGCGGGCTCCCTGGCCCTGGCGATCCTGATGATGCCGGTCGTCGTACGCTCGACCGAGGAAATGCTCAAACTGGTCCCGAACGAGCTCCGCGAGGCCTCGCTCGCCCTGGGCGTGCCGAAGTGGCGCACGATTCTGAAGGTGGTCGTCCCGACGTCGATCGGCGGCATCATCACGGGCGTCATGCTCTCCATCGCCCGCATCGCCGGCGAGACGGCCCCGGTCCTCCTGCTGGTCTTCGGAAACCCGTTCATCAACGCCAACCCCTTCGAGGGTGCGCAGGCGTCGCTCCCGCTGTACATCTACCAGCAGTACTCGCAGAGCGCGGGTTCGACGGCGGCCTACGACCGTGCCTGGGCGGCGTCCCTCACACTGATCGCCTTCGTGATGATCCTCAACCTGGTGGCTCGCGGCATCGCCCGCTGGAAGGCCCCGAAGACCGGTCGCTGA